The following are encoded together in the Lactuca sativa cultivar Salinas chromosome 1, Lsat_Salinas_v11, whole genome shotgun sequence genome:
- the LOC111916580 gene encoding dirigent protein 21 translates to MAQTLPQHKYTILTILLFSFLLHGESHKFSRKLSPKSLGLKKQKLSHLHFYFQDIVGGDHPTALRVAQSSITNTSSTLFGLAVMIDDALTVGPERTSKIVGRAQGIYASADLNQAALMMVMNYVFLEGKYNGSTLSILGRNQVFLPVREMPIVGGSGLFRFARGYALAKTHFLNMSNGDATVEYNVYVQHY, encoded by the coding sequence ATGGCCCAAACTCTCCCACAACACAAGTACACCATTCTTACCATTCTCCTATTCTCATTTCTCCTGCATGGAGAATCCCATAAATTTTCAAGAAAGTTGTCACCAAAATCACTTGGTTTGAAGAAACAAAAACTAAGCCACCTCCACTTTTACTTCCAAGACATAGTTGGTGGCGATCACCCCACCGCATTGCGGGTGGCCCAGTCCTCCATAACCAACACCTCCAGCACTCTGTTTGGTTTAGCGGTCATGATCGACGACGCTTTGACAGTGGGTCCTGAAAGAACTTCCAAGATTGTGGGAAGAGCTCAAGGGATCTACGCATCTGCTGACTTGAATCAAGCTGCCTTGATGATGGTTATGAATTATGTATTTTTGGAAGGAAAGTATAATGGAAGCACTCTGAGTATATTAGGGAGAAACCAAGTGTTCTTACCGGTGAGAGAGATGCCGATTGTCGGCGGGAGTGGACTTTTCCGTTTTGCACGTGGGTACGCGCTTGCAAAGACTCATTTTCTCAATATGAGCAATGGTGATGCAACTGTTGAGTATAACGTTTATGTCCAACATTATTGA